The Methylomicrobium lacus LW14 genome window below encodes:
- the gloB gene encoding hydroxyacylglutathione hydrolase — MLEIIQIPVLTDNYIYLIHDPVSKDTAAVDPAEARPVLDVLANQGWKLSYVLNTHHHWDHVGGNLELQQQTGCQVIAPLADRHRIPGIDRGVAEGDTIRLGEHTADVLFTPGHTLGHVVYHFAGDYVLFCGDTLFVMGCGRLFEGTAEQLWQSLQRLKALPADTRIYCTHEYTQNNGRFALTLEPDNRALAEKMQRVAELRANNRPTVPSTIGEELATNPFFREDSPSLQKTLGLRDATPIQIFTEVRRLKDAF; from the coding sequence ATGCTCGAAATCATCCAGATACCGGTCCTGACCGACAATTATATCTATCTGATCCACGATCCGGTGTCGAAAGACACCGCGGCGGTCGATCCGGCCGAGGCTCGGCCGGTGCTGGATGTGTTGGCAAACCAAGGCTGGAAGCTGAGCTACGTTTTGAACACCCATCACCACTGGGATCACGTCGGCGGCAATCTGGAACTGCAACAACAAACCGGCTGCCAGGTGATAGCGCCGTTAGCCGATCGCCACCGGATACCGGGCATCGACCGGGGCGTTGCCGAGGGCGACACCATAAGACTCGGCGAGCATACTGCCGATGTACTGTTCACGCCCGGCCATACGCTCGGCCATGTCGTTTATCATTTCGCGGGCGACTATGTGCTGTTCTGCGGCGACACCCTGTTTGTGATGGGCTGCGGCCGCCTGTTCGAAGGCACCGCCGAACAACTGTGGCAATCGCTGCAACGATTGAAAGCCTTGCCCGCCGACACACGGATCTATTGCACGCACGAATACACGCAAAACAACGGTCGCTTCGCCTTGACCCTGGAGCCTGACAATCGGGCATTAGCCGAGAAAATGCAGCGGGTCGCCGAACTGCGTGCCAACAACCGGCCGACCGTGCCGTCGACGATCGGCGAGGAACTCGCCACCAATCCGTTTTTCAGAGAAGACAGCCCGTCGCTGCAAAAAACGCTAGGCCTGAGGGATGCGACGCCCATTCAAATATTTACCGAAGTACGGCGTTTGAAGGACGCGTTTTAA
- a CDS encoding hydrolase, translating into MIIQSTFKPAWWLKNTHLQTIFPAFFRIAQPPKTLRRERLSTPDNDFLDIDHCGEAGQPIVILLHGLTGSSESGYIKGLQHTLAKLGLRTVALNFRGCSGESNRLARCYHSGETEDIHFLYRTLREREPETPMAAIGFSLGGNVLLKWLGEQGERLDLFAAIAVSVPLVLSLCASKLDSGFSKIYRKRLLNELKHYVRLKLQHLETLGIEAEAEKIRQLGNLSDISSFWQYDDIVVAKLHGYRDVHDYYQSSSSRQFLKSIAVPTLVIQAADDPFMTVEVLPEAHELSPAVQLEIAQSGGHVGFVTGTYPFRPRYWLEQRIPEYLLLHIKSCQPQSGTGAA; encoded by the coding sequence ATGATCATTCAGAGCACCTTCAAACCGGCCTGGTGGCTAAAAAACACCCACCTGCAAACGATCTTCCCGGCCTTCTTTCGCATAGCACAGCCGCCCAAAACGCTGCGTAGGGAGCGGCTGAGCACGCCGGATAACGATTTTCTCGACATCGACCACTGCGGCGAAGCCGGACAGCCGATCGTGATTTTGTTGCACGGCCTGACCGGCAGCTCGGAATCCGGCTACATCAAAGGCTTGCAGCACACGCTGGCGAAACTCGGTCTGCGCACCGTCGCGTTGAATTTCCGCGGCTGCAGCGGCGAATCGAACCGCCTGGCGCGCTGCTATCACTCCGGGGAAACCGAGGACATTCATTTCCTCTATCGAACCCTGCGCGAACGCGAACCGGAAACGCCGATGGCCGCGATCGGTTTTTCGCTGGGCGGCAATGTGCTGCTGAAATGGCTTGGCGAACAGGGTGAGCGTCTTGACCTGTTTGCCGCGATTGCTGTGTCGGTGCCGCTCGTGCTGAGCCTCTGCGCGAGCAAGCTCGATAGCGGATTTTCGAAAATTTACCGCAAACGCCTGCTCAACGAGCTGAAGCACTACGTCCGCCTGAAACTGCAACACCTTGAAACCCTCGGCATCGAGGCGGAAGCCGAAAAAATCAGGCAACTCGGCAATTTGTCCGACATCAGCTCGTTTTGGCAATACGATGATATCGTGGTCGCGAAACTGCACGGCTACCGCGATGTACACGACTACTACCAGAGTTCCAGCTCCCGCCAGTTTCTCAAATCGATCGCCGTGCCGACTCTGGTCATCCAGGCGGCCGACGATCCTTTCATGACCGTCGAAGTGCTGCCCGAAGCGCATGAACTGTCGCCAGCCGTGCAACTGGAAATCGCCCAAAGCGGCGGCCACGTCGGCTTCGTAACCGGCACCTACCCTTTCCGCCCCCGCTACTGGCTGGAACAAAGAATCCCGGAGTATTTGTTACTGCATATAAAATCTTGCCAACCCCAGTCCGGCACTGGCGCTGCATAA
- a CDS encoding glycosyltransferase, translated as MTTMLDSYAAVAGADVIRHLRQLAEPLRGKTVVHVNSTRVGGGVAEILDKLVPLTRELGIDSRWEVISGDSEFYQCTKSLHNAIQGNRITIPDTLLQHFQEVNEQNARQLRPLLEGADFVFIHDPQPVALLSHCLQRKGKWIWRCHIDASHPHRSVWRFIDRFVRGYDASIFSLPQFVQMLPHPAYIIPPSIDPLSDKNVDLSEDELDAVRTRFGIDPNAPMIAQISRFDRFKDPVGVIHAYKLAKDYIPGLQLVLAGGGASDDPEGEAVLNEVRFAAGDDPNIKILLLPPDAHRTINALQRLSDIVLQKSTKEGFGLTVTEALWKGKPVIGGDTGGIRLQVIDFHTGFLVNTPEGASLRIRYLLNQKQKMQTMGLKGKEFVRENFLLTRQLREHLTLMVALQHGAIDRIELSG; from the coding sequence ATGACCACGATGCTGGATAGTTATGCCGCCGTGGCGGGTGCCGATGTGATCCGCCACCTGAGGCAACTGGCTGAGCCGCTGCGAGGCAAAACCGTGGTGCATGTGAACTCCACCCGAGTTGGCGGCGGCGTTGCCGAGATCCTGGATAAACTCGTGCCGCTGACCCGGGAACTCGGAATCGATTCGCGCTGGGAAGTCATTAGCGGCGACAGCGAGTTTTATCAATGCACCAAAAGCCTGCATAATGCGATACAGGGAAACCGAATCACGATTCCCGATACGCTATTGCAGCATTTTCAGGAAGTGAACGAACAGAATGCCAGGCAGTTGCGTCCTTTGCTGGAAGGCGCGGACTTTGTCTTTATTCACGACCCGCAACCGGTGGCATTGTTGTCGCATTGCCTTCAACGCAAAGGGAAGTGGATCTGGCGTTGTCATATTGACGCCAGCCATCCGCACAGGAGCGTCTGGCGGTTTATCGACCGATTCGTCCGCGGTTATGATGCCAGTATCTTCTCTTTGCCGCAGTTTGTGCAGATGCTGCCGCATCCTGCTTACATCATCCCTCCCAGTATCGATCCCTTAAGCGACAAGAATGTCGACTTGTCTGAAGACGAACTGGACGCTGTCCGGACACGCTTCGGCATCGATCCCAATGCGCCGATGATCGCGCAGATCTCGCGTTTCGACCGCTTTAAAGATCCTGTAGGCGTGATTCATGCCTATAAGCTCGCGAAGGACTATATTCCCGGCTTGCAACTCGTGCTGGCCGGCGGAGGCGCCTCCGACGATCCGGAGGGCGAGGCCGTGTTGAACGAAGTGCGCTTTGCAGCGGGCGATGATCCGAATATTAAGATTCTGCTGCTGCCGCCTGACGCACACCGTACGATCAATGCCTTACAGCGGTTGTCCGATATCGTGCTGCAAAAGTCCACCAAGGAAGGATTCGGTTTGACGGTGACCGAAGCGCTTTGGAAAGGGAAGCCGGTCATCGGCGGCGATACCGGCGGCATTCGTTTACAGGTGATCGATTTTCATACCGGATTCTTAGTCAACACCCCGGAAGGCGCATCGCTGCGCATTCGCTATCTGCTGAATCAGAAACAAAAAATGCAGACGATGGGGCTTAAAGGCAAAGAATTCGTGCGCGAAAATTTTCTGTTAACTCGGCAATTGCGCGAGCATCTGACTTTGATGGTAGCGCTACAGCATGGTGCGATTGATCGTATCGAATTGAGCGGATAA
- a CDS encoding DUF5752 family protein — protein sequence MNEMNNQAKVKSPRFVLKDCALIAIATHKRANNLKEFRDQIENLSPDSLYHHFWANLLLPHFDEPEFINDFAGWVRHSLHDPKLAEQLAVLDPGSYDDVEELRYHLLELIDDRLDESEYLQWSHALQRFEFVRSQIVVFDTHLRVEEPHKMSELIPRMSGSSVFYHFIDARRRTDDKVDDFRHWLAYFGEAYRPLIDRLAGIDPYFSTLIEMRQELAAAFQNHFAEQTS from the coding sequence ATGAACGAGATGAATAATCAGGCCAAGGTGAAGTCTCCACGTTTTGTCTTGAAAGATTGTGCCTTGATCGCGATCGCCACGCATAAACGGGCCAATAATTTAAAGGAATTCCGCGATCAAATCGAAAATCTTAGCCCTGATAGTCTTTATCACCATTTTTGGGCCAATTTGTTGCTTCCGCATTTTGATGAACCGGAGTTCATCAATGACTTTGCCGGCTGGGTACGTCACAGTCTGCACGACCCCAAATTGGCGGAACAGTTGGCTGTCCTTGATCCTGGCTCCTATGACGACGTGGAGGAATTACGTTATCACCTGCTTGAACTGATAGACGACCGTCTCGATGAAAGCGAATATTTGCAATGGTCGCACGCCTTGCAGCGCTTTGAATTTGTGCGCTCTCAGATTGTGGTGTTCGATACGCATCTGCGGGTGGAAGAACCGCATAAGATGTCGGAACTGATCCCGCGCATGTCGGGAAGCAGCGTTTTTTACCATTTTATCGATGCGCGCCGCCGTACGGATGATAAAGTCGATGATTTTCGTCATTGGTTGGCTTATTTCGGTGAGGCTTATCGGCCCTTGATCGACCGCTTGGCCGGCATCGATCCTTATTTCAGCACCCTGATCGAAATGCGCCAGGAATTGGCGGCCGCTTTTCAAAACCATTTCGCGGAGCAAACTTCATGA
- a CDS encoding mechanosensitive ion channel domain-containing protein produces the protein MIAQIKLLAQAQQKMTEPPETPTLGSTTVELLKTPSDKITESIETIVKAATMFHQLPRVADWLEWQILNLERRNLWLDIIGKLAGMMGSAYLAFFIARRSLKHLCDVLQHYPAQRLTMRILYLFALLLLALMPIILFVIVGYIAMGLIQPTENTRLIAITWINAAVIVHIAVSVMRFLFAPQYPQLRLLPVSDETSLTIDSWTRWLSMIMTYGYFGLQAALLIGMPLPLYETLLRLLGLLVTGLIVLMILQNRRSVAQFIRGRETLNARKLHPRQILRQFASVWHIVAIIYVLMLYGVWALALTGGFFFILKGTLLTVLILMAGNAMAWFIENGFRRKFQIGEAWRRRYPGLESRFNRYGPILQTGVKGLVYALITLSVLQIWSIPAFVWITTGIGKTFSTGIMKVGGIILTTLLIWEVVTLLMESYLDTAAEKTQLSNARQRTLFSVAQNALFFVLTTTSTLIILSELGINIIPLLTGAGVAGIAIGFGAQKLVQDIITGIFILLENLIAVGDVISVADKDGLVEALTIRTVRLRDVAGNVHTIPYSSIGPITNKTRDFLLCFRRGRVISRGHRRCDE, from the coding sequence TTGATCGCCCAGATCAAGCTCTTGGCCCAGGCACAACAAAAAATGACCGAGCCGCCTGAAACTCCGACGCTGGGCAGCACCACTGTCGAGCTGCTGAAGACCCCTTCGGATAAAATTACCGAATCTATCGAAACCATAGTGAAAGCCGCCACGATGTTCCATCAGCTTCCCCGTGTTGCCGACTGGCTGGAATGGCAAATCTTAAACTTGGAAAGGCGCAACCTCTGGCTGGACATCATCGGAAAACTTGCCGGCATGATGGGAAGTGCTTACTTAGCTTTCTTTATCGCCCGAAGATCGTTAAAGCATTTATGCGATGTCTTGCAACATTACCCGGCGCAAAGACTCACGATGCGAATTTTATATCTTTTCGCCTTGCTATTGCTTGCCTTAATGCCCATTATCCTATTCGTTATTGTCGGCTATATAGCAATGGGCCTTATCCAGCCGACAGAAAACACCCGCTTGATCGCCATCACCTGGATTAATGCGGCCGTTATTGTCCATATCGCGGTGTCGGTCATGCGTTTTTTGTTCGCGCCTCAATATCCTCAGCTCCGCCTGTTGCCTGTCAGTGATGAGACATCCCTGACGATTGATAGTTGGACGCGCTGGCTGAGCATGATAATGACGTACGGTTATTTCGGCTTGCAAGCCGCCTTGCTGATCGGAATGCCCCTTCCGCTCTATGAAACGCTGCTGCGACTTCTCGGTCTTCTGGTGACCGGTTTGATCGTGCTGATGATCTTGCAAAACCGCAGGAGTGTGGCTCAATTTATCCGCGGCAGGGAAACGCTGAATGCCAGGAAACTGCATCCACGACAAATCCTGAGACAATTTGCCTCGGTTTGGCATATCGTGGCGATCATCTATGTGCTGATGCTTTACGGAGTCTGGGCTCTCGCATTGACCGGCGGCTTCTTTTTTATTCTAAAAGGCACTCTGCTGACCGTTTTGATCTTAATGGCCGGAAATGCCATGGCTTGGTTTATCGAAAACGGGTTTCGCCGCAAGTTTCAGATCGGCGAAGCATGGCGCCGGCGATATCCCGGTCTCGAATCTCGCTTTAACCGTTATGGGCCGATTTTGCAAACGGGAGTCAAGGGTCTGGTCTATGCGTTGATCACGTTGTCCGTGCTTCAGATTTGGAGCATCCCTGCCTTCGTTTGGATCACAACCGGCATAGGAAAAACATTCAGCACGGGGATCATGAAAGTCGGCGGCATTATCCTGACAACCCTCCTGATTTGGGAGGTTGTCACGCTTTTGATGGAAAGCTATCTGGATACGGCAGCAGAAAAGACCCAACTCTCTAACGCGCGTCAGCGAACATTGTTCTCCGTTGCTCAAAATGCATTATTTTTCGTTCTGACCACGACATCAACGCTGATCATTCTTTCCGAACTGGGAATTAATATCATTCCTCTACTGACGGGGGCCGGCGTTGCCGGAATCGCGATTGGCTTCGGCGCCCAAAAACTGGTGCAAGATATTATTACCGGGATTTTCATCCTGCTTGAAAACCTTATCGCGGTTGGCGATGTCATCAGCGTGGCTGACAAAGACGGCCTCGTCGAAGCACTGACAATCCGCACCGTTCGCCTGCGGGACGTGGCGGGCAATGTACACACGATACCTTACAGTTCTATTGGCCCCATCACCAATAAGACAAGAGATTTCCTATTATGTTTTCGACGTGGCCGTGTCATATCGAGAGGACATAGACGGTGTGATGAATGA
- a CDS encoding mechanosensitive ion channel family protein — translation MNELATIGQEMMQEPQYASLILEPLEILGVDSFASDSVMIKARIKTLPSKQWVVGREFNRRIKKRFDQLAIEMSSPWLSIYMESNEKSGLSPASFQKITGIIADDLITI, via the coding sequence ATGAATGAACTCGCCACAATTGGGCAAGAAATGATGCAGGAGCCTCAGTATGCTTCACTCATCCTGGAGCCTTTGGAAATTTTAGGCGTAGACAGTTTCGCGAGCGACTCAGTCATGATAAAAGCGCGTATCAAGACCCTGCCGAGCAAACAATGGGTGGTAGGGCGCGAATTCAACCGCCGCATCAAGAAGCGGTTCGACCAACTCGCTATTGAGATGTCGTCACCCTGGCTTTCTATCTATATGGAAAGCAACGAAAAAAGCGGGTTATCTCCCGCAAGCTTTCAAAAAATCACGGGGATAATAGCCGATGATTTGATCACTATCTGA
- a CDS encoding DUF3096 domain-containing protein — protein MYVDAHSLLSLIAGILILIRPALLNYIIAIYLIVIGVLGMIR, from the coding sequence ATGTATGTCGATGCCCATTCACTGCTTTCTCTGATTGCAGGAATCCTTATACTGATTCGTCCTGCTTTGTTGAATTACATCATCGCCATTTATCTTATTGTCATTGGCGTATTGGGGATGATCAGATAG
- a CDS encoding alpha/beta hydrolase — translation MRPPKAICLVTFLFLMFFRQEAFAQRIDDANYHYPYKDPFVATSTVALMQGNEDIPGMIEDLQIKILNGRDHVHLLEGQGKLRYRFYQQEGPAPLIFIIPGMGSSAYAGSARYLAEFLARNRFHVLVLPSPFNWNFTLAASRSGIPGLVHEDAKDLYAVMQRTLNDIKEQGHAEIGKIGLLGLSEGARDAGHIGKLDMAQGKIGITTYLLVNPPVDMLEAVKRIDAMAGLGKRYGERQRSYLEAYAFGMLAEALHNDPNNPDYFAGWDTRARLTDRQFEYLIGSEFQKSVGDMVYTSNLVFDPGILKTPVSRSYRSARFDEARSYTLMGYIKTFLIPRLRQLSDKRMSLEKLNAQNSLKAIETTLEKNQNIFLMHNLDDFLISEEDIAFLKKVFGDRAKFYPHGGHLGNLWYPENKKDMLKIFKSLMPASPQLARQ, via the coding sequence ATGCGTCCCCCTAAAGCCATATGCCTGGTTACTTTTCTGTTTTTGATGTTTTTCCGGCAGGAAGCTTTTGCGCAACGCATTGACGATGCGAATTACCACTACCCTTATAAGGATCCTTTTGTCGCCACCTCGACAGTCGCCTTGATGCAGGGAAACGAAGACATACCCGGCATGATCGAGGATCTTCAAATCAAGATCCTTAACGGCCGTGACCACGTCCATCTTTTGGAAGGGCAAGGGAAATTGCGCTACCGGTTTTATCAACAAGAAGGGCCCGCGCCGCTGATATTTATCATACCGGGAATGGGCAGTTCCGCCTATGCCGGGTCGGCGAGGTATTTGGCGGAATTTTTGGCCAGGAATAGATTTCATGTACTCGTCCTCCCGTCTCCATTCAACTGGAATTTCACCTTGGCGGCGAGCCGATCGGGCATTCCCGGTCTGGTCCATGAAGACGCCAAGGATTTATATGCGGTGATGCAACGTACCTTAAATGACATCAAGGAACAAGGGCACGCTGAGATCGGCAAAATTGGTCTCTTGGGTTTAAGCGAGGGGGCACGTGATGCGGGCCATATCGGTAAACTGGATATGGCGCAAGGGAAAATCGGCATCACTACCTATCTATTGGTCAACCCGCCGGTCGATATGCTGGAGGCGGTCAAACGCATCGACGCGATGGCCGGCTTGGGGAAAAGGTATGGAGAAAGGCAACGCAGCTATCTGGAAGCGTATGCTTTCGGCATGCTGGCTGAAGCGCTACATAATGACCCCAACAATCCGGATTATTTTGCGGGTTGGGACACGCGCGCCCGACTCACGGACAGGCAATTCGAATACCTCATCGGAAGCGAGTTTCAAAAATCGGTCGGTGATATGGTTTACACCAGCAATCTTGTGTTTGATCCGGGTATTTTGAAGACTCCTGTCAGTCGGTCATACCGAAGCGCAAGGTTTGACGAAGCTCGCTCCTATACACTGATGGGCTATATCAAGACCTTTCTTATTCCCAGGCTCAGGCAGTTAAGCGATAAACGGATGAGCCTCGAGAAGCTGAATGCGCAGAACTCCCTAAAAGCGATCGAGACCACATTGGAGAAGAATCAGAATATTTTTCTGATGCACAACCTCGATGATTTTCTGATTTCGGAGGAAGATATTGCTTTTTTGAAGAAAGTTTTCGGCGATCGGGCAAAATTTTACCCTCACGGAGGCCACCTCGGTAATCTTTGGTATCCGGAGAACAAAAAAGACATGTTGAAAATTTTCAAATCGCTGATGCCTGCTTCGCCGCAACTTGCAAGACAATGA
- a CDS encoding Flp family type IVb pilin, giving the protein MKTTLTTLKNKLPALFKKEHGATMVEYAIMLALIAVVSIAMISVLGQKVNNTFSTIQSAMPAG; this is encoded by the coding sequence GTGAAAACAACCTTGACTACTCTTAAAAACAAACTTCCGGCCCTCTTTAAAAAAGAGCACGGGGCGACCATGGTGGAATATGCAATTATGCTGGCGCTGATTGCGGTGGTTTCAATTGCAATGATCAGTGTCCTGGGTCAAAAAGTGAACAACACGTTCAGCACCATTCAAAGCGCAATGCCTGCAGGTTAA
- a CDS encoding Flp family type IVb pilin, giving the protein MKNLLIDLKNKVPTFFKKEQGATMVEYAIMLALIAIVSIAMIQILGQKVNNTFSTIQSAMPNNG; this is encoded by the coding sequence ATGAAAAACTTATTAATTGACCTGAAAAACAAAGTCCCAACCTTCTTTAAAAAAGAACAAGGCGCCACCATGGTTGAATATGCGATCATGTTGGCTCTGATTGCGATTGTTTCAATTGCAATGATCCAAATCCTGGGTCAAAAAGTGAACAACACGTTCAGCACCATTCAAAGTGCAATGCCTAACAACGGTTAA